The Diospyros lotus cultivar Yz01 chromosome 11, ASM1463336v1, whole genome shotgun sequence region aaACCATGTTTTCAGTGTCAGCCTTTATATTTAAACGAAAcatgctttgaattttattatatttgaaactttacttaaatttatagAAGTCTTGTTTTTCTACGCTAAACCTTAGAgttcatatgaatattattaatattaagcATGTTATTAAGTTATAGGTGTTACACTTTGGCTTATTGTGCAGGATAATGAATTGAACTCAAAATCTATTGGTGTGGATCTCAATTTATCGTGGTCTAACCACTTGACCTATGCCCTGACGCTGTACAATGTGCATTCTTTGTAGATAGAACTAGCGGTTCCTCCAAGGGCAAAGAAAAAGTAGACACTTGATAGATTGTGTTTTTCTTATAGAGGCATTCGAAAGTCATTTTGTATCAAAACTAGAAAGAATTTGTGGGATTTTATCCCTATTTATTTCCGGCCATACTAGAGAATGTgccaaaaattatgttttgagaaTTTTGCTTGTAATATTGgcttgaatttttattatgtggtcatgtattgaatttttattatgtggtcatgtattgattgatgtgaaaattagaagaaagatcTGGTCTAGGCATTGTCATGGTGTGGCCAAAAATTAAGGGGCATTGGAAAACCTATTTTGCAGATCTCTGTCATGTTTATGTTGCCCTAGAGTTGTAAAAGTTTATATATTGTGATGGATGAAGACTATGATGTATTGGACGATGGAAAAGTATTGCactattttgtgtattttgattgtttaagtGTTTCCCTAGTGTTATTCAGTGCCTTGGTAGATAATGGTGTCatgctaaatttgaatttgagttaTGAATTGGCAAGATAAGAGAAAATGCTTATGCTAACTATATTGGAGTTGGAACGTGATTATTATAGTGTGTTTTATTTTACTGCCTAAatagcattattttttttagattatccTGGGGTTTTCAAGTTTCGCTCGATTAATTTTTAAGGGCGAGTGACCTTCTCCCCTGATGCATTCTTCGGATAAATCTGAATGTGAATACAGCTTATATACACTCGGATTGGACCTTCGAGAAGCGGCTATCTTTTCCATGAACCCTCCTTTACGACATGTAGACGGGACCCCCGAAGGGGCGATAGGACGCACCCAGACCTTACCTCTACAAGGGCAACTTACCTTCCAGCATTTAAATGTTGCCTTCTAAGTTACCGCTGAGATTCGAACCTCCGATACTCTTGTTATTCTCCTTGTGCTTTACTATTGAACCATGTTTATGGGGCCTAAATAGCATTATCTTGCTTTAGTAAAGGAATATTGAATGATTGAATTTCTACGTTACAGTCATTTAGAGTTTGCAGGATATTAGGTTCAATGAAATAGAAGTTTGTTCCTTGAGAACCTTAGAGCAGAAGTCTTTAATATGGTGTTCTTGGGTAGCCATTTTGTTCATTGGCTTGAAGGAATGAACACTAGTTGTTAACAAGGGTTCATTCCCACATTATTTGTGACATGGGACTATGTGGTTTGAATTTGATGTATTTGGACACATATATTTAGAAGGGATGAAGTAAGAGGGTGTAGAAGTGAAATTATTTACTTGATCTATGAAATGGAATTAAATTTTGGGAATCTTATTATTTTCCTCTGAAGTGAAGCTATAATTGAAATATTGGAAAATAATAGAGCAAGCCTGGGATTTCCAAAAATTACAGAGAAATAGTTCATTGGCATGATCTtgggaaaataaattaacaagcATGAAGTATTAGTGAGTCTCAGTTGGATTAATAGTTAGCTTTTAGagttaattaagaattttttatttgcttGTCTTAATTATGTTTATTGCTCACTTAATAAGAATGAACTATTGTTACCGTGTCGAGTTTGGTCATTTTGACTATCAAACACTTTTAGTATTGATGATGGTCATTAAAAAGAGTTTTTGTATATGGTTGATTTTTTATTGATGGGGCAAAATGATTTCTCTCATAAAAAATTGTTACAATTTTACGTATCAAAGACCTCCAAACGATTCAACGTggttataaaattagaattgaggTAAAATCGGAGTGAATTGCAATTTAAATCCTCAAAATCGTTGAAATCGCGATTTCGACACGTGATTTCGACGATTTTATTTTATGCTCACTGGAaacttagagacaaaatttgATTAAGGTTTTACAATCTGAATCGAGAGTTTTATTTGCTCGCCTTAGTTATGTTTATTGCTCGCTTAACAAGAATGAACTATTGCTATTGAGTTGGTCATTCTGACTATCAAACACTTCAGTATTGATAACTTTAGTATTGATGACTGTCATTAAAAAGAGTTTTTGTATATAGTTGGTTTTTTACTTGTGGACATATTGATTTATCTTAttatcattgttgttaaaatcacAATTTTATGCGtatgagttttcaattttatgtatCAGAGACCTCCAAACTATTCAACGCAGTTATAAAATCAGAATTGAGATAAAATTTGAGTGAATCGCAATTTAAATCCTCAAAATCATTGAAATCATGAGTTGAATAGTAATTTGAATGATTTTACCTTTTGCTCGTTGGAAGCTtaaagatggaattcaatttcATCTCTAAGCTTCTTAGAGATTATTAAGGCTTTTGTAATCTGAATCAAGGGTTCCATTTGCGAAGTGCTCTGCAAACCCTAGCTCCCCCATGTCAAACTGCCATCCACCGTCGTCTTCCCTTGCCGCAAGGTTGCTCGGTGTTCGGTGTCGCTATCGATTGAGTTGATTTACCTTCCCCTGCTATCGACTCAATTTACTTTTTCGCCACCATTGATTGAGTCAATGCCATGTTGCCATTAGTGCTTGGTGCCTTCCATTTCCCTCCGTGCAACACCATCGATGCTTGGTGCCACCATTCTCATAAGTTGGTAACAACTCCGATTGCTTGGTGCCACGATTGATGCcattgattcattttttttacaaaattaattcatttttattgtAAGTTGGTaatattactttattttttataatattatgtcattataaatatatatttatataaattaaataatatttttaattatctctaaaatcttacaaaTCTACAATTTGATTTTACAATCTAATTTTATGGACCCTCATTTGatccacttaaaatctcaattttaacaaccttgcttATCATAGTTATAACATTGAATTTTCTTGTGATTACCTCATAAAATCTTTCCTGGAGTGCCTAATTGTTACTTGttttatataaagaaatacAGACCGTGAGTAGCACAAATGTTGCAGCAGAATAAAATTGTgtctcaaaccaaaaaaaagaaaaaaagaaaagaaagagaagagagatatTTCTGGCCGTCCAATCCTTTTGAGGTAACAAGGGCCCACTATTTGCAAAGTTTTTGCATATGGTTATAATCTAGCAGCGGTTTATACTTGCCAATAACATGTTACTGCAAAGTATTGACATTGTTGTTGTAACATTCTGCAGTTACCTAtagctcttcttcttctaatgaACTATCTTGATCTtgggaaaataaattaacaagcATGAAGTATTAGTTAATCTTAGTAGGATTACTAGTTAgcttttagaattaattaagaaattttaatttgCTCGTCTTAGTTATGTTTATGGCTTAACAAGAATGAACTATTGTTGTCGAGTTTGGCTGATTATCAAACACTTCAGTAATGATAACAATcattaaaaagaatttttgtaTATGATTGGTTTTTTATTTGGACAGATTAATTTCTCTCAttatcattattgttaaaatcataattttatgcaaaatattttataattttttttctataaatgattttataattttacgtATCAGAGACTTACAAATaattcaccctagctataagCTTCTCAGAGATTATTAAGGTTTTACAATCTAAATCGAGGGTTCCCATCTACAAAGTGCTTTGCAAACCCTAGCTCTCCTATGTCAAACCGCCATCCACCATTGTTCCCCCTTGTCGAATGTCGTTCCCTGCCACGTCTTCGTTCCCCTTCGTGCAACACCATTGGTGCTCGATGCCCCCGTTTCCCTCCATGCAACACGAATGTCGTTCCTCATTGTGTCGTCATTCCCCCGTACAACACCGTCGGTGCTTGGTGCCATTGTTACTGTAAGTTGGTAATAGCTTCAATTGCTCGCTGTTGCggttgattcattttttttataaaaatagttcATTTTTACCATAAGTTGGTAATAttacttcattttttataaaattatgttataaatatatatttacataaattaaataatattgttaattatctctaaaatcttacgaatTTACGATTTAATTTTACAATCTAATTTTATCAACCCTCTTTCGATCACACTTAAAATAtcgattttaataattttactcaTCATAATTATAACATTGAATTTTCTTAGGATTACtttcataatatttttcttggaATTGTTACTTGttttatataaagaaatacAGACTATGAGTAGCACAAATGTTGCGGCagaataaaattttgtttcaaagcacacaaaaaaaaaaaaaaagtcaagagGGATATTTCTGGCCATCCAATCCTTTTGAGGAAACAATGGCCCACTACTTCCAAAGTCTTTGCATATGGTTATAATCTGGCAGCGGTTTATACTTGCCAATAACATGTTAATGCTAAGTATTGACATTGCTGTTGTAACATTCTGCAGTTACCTATagctcttcatcttcttctctctctgttATTTTCTTGGGGGCACGgggatggggggggggggggtaataTTTGATTATACCACTTAAATGTAGGGGGGGAGCAACTAAGGCTCAATACACTTGAACTTGAGACATTGGGCTCACAGCTCACTAGCACTATCACCTACCACTAGGCTACAACTCCGGTGGTAATTACCTATCTTTCTTCATTCATCAGACTCTCTGTTGATCGTGTAATTCCATCAGATTTAAGTTGTTCTTTGCTAAAGATTTTATCCAATGCCATGTTTATTGGGCTACAAAGAACAGGTGGTAACAGCATATTTGGCATCATACTCTTGtctcataaatattaaaacaagtaaTGTTCTAATTGAGGTATCTCAGGGTTTGATTTCTTCCCACAGGATTGCCGACACTGATTAACAAAATTGTTTTTTGTGGCTGCTTGACATATTGGTTCTTATCGGTAACATGCTAGgtgtaaaaataaaactaaactgAGACTGATTCTGCTTCTCCTTTTCCCCAAAATAGTCTCCCTTCTGGCTGATTATGCTTCCAAATGTTTGTGAACTTGACCAGCATGCTCCCACTGATCTCTTATTCATGTTAGCTctggaaggaaaaagaaaaaaaaaaagcggaAGAGAACCATGCATGACTACTGAAATGAACTGTTCAACGTTGATTTCTTCACCCAAACCATCTTACTCCATCATTAGACACATCTCAATGAAGAAATAAGGGCTGGACAATTCTTCTGCTTGATTAAAGCTTGCCAGTTATGGATATAGACTGCTTGGTCAGGTTCCAAAAAAGGAAATTCAAGCTGTTGAAGAACTTTAAGAATATCTTCAGTTTCACCAAGAAGGCAGGCTGCATGTCTGACACATTCCTCACTTTCTTCAATAGCATTGCGGATGCACTTTCTTGGGTGCAATCTGCTACCTGAAAACCAACTGTACTACGCCCGTGGGAACTATTGCGGATGCACTTTCTAGTTATATGATGTGCGGTAAGTTGGTAAGACAAGCACCCAATATATCTGCAATTTCAAGAGATGATTGCTCAAACAATCCCTTGTCTGTCTGTTTATTGCTTTCTTCCCAGTTCAGCAGCATAGTTTGACTGATTCTGTACATTGTATTAGCGGCTATAGCATTGGTGGGCCAGTTGAATCGATTATCCTTGAAGCGTACATTTGCGTTTCTTTCAGTTTTCGCAAAAATATTCCTAGCCATGTTGGAAAGTCTTTCCAATGTCTCCCGAGAGGTCTTTGCTTCAAGAGCTATTTTCTGAAGATCAATGTCCAGCCCCTTTTGGTAAAGATCAACTCCTAGCCAAATCATCTCTGCTGCATCTCTAATGTTCACAAGGTCTTCTTTGCTGTTGGCATTTTTCTCCACAAGCCTGGCATATTGGAGGCCTTCACTCACACCGAATAATAACCAAGAGATCGAGAGAGCATAATTTGAAGGGAGTGTATAGATGGAAATGAGGGGAACAACAAGAAAGAGGAAGAATACTTGAAAGAAAGGtaacagagagtgagagagaaataacaaaaatattcaattcattccTTCATATGCCCTCCCATCCTCTAGCTGtagcttatttatagcctcacagcccatgcacccatgtgcagtatAACTGGAAATCATAATTACTTATAACTAAGGATAAATATCTATaacagaaagagaaaaaaaaaattacaaatactgTCCTTGGAACGTGACAATAAGCAACCCACCCACGAGCCACTATCGCAACTAGAATTTCAGCAGCAACTGTAGAAAATAGTCCTCTCACTCACTGCAAGTTTTAGCAGCTAGTACTTGTCTTGATTATCCCTAGCTATCATACCATCACCATCTCCCAACCACCCTGACAAAGGCagcatcaaaattcattttaacatatctttcttcaagttcattcaaGCCTGTGGTGATAAATTCAGGGTTTTCATTCTTTGTGGTATCTTTTTGTCCACTACACAAAGTATACCAGTGTTCTTCCCAACTTTGTCTCTCTAGTTAAGTTGTCTGAGTAATTTATTTCTCCATCTGCTGAGGTAGAACGTTGTTAATTGTGCAGATCTTTTCTACTGTGCCATGCTATTTTTGTTGACTACAGAGTTGTATCCACCATGACCGGGCTAACATGCCCAACAATATTAGAGGTTTCAAGTGGCTATGAACCAGAAAGCAATCTGACAGATTGACCAAGGAAACTTAACAGTTATTGTTAAAACTTAAGCAAGAGAAAATCGTATTTCATTTCCAGGAAAATAGTATTCTGAGTGTTAACAACCGACTTCCTCAAAAATATGACACAATCTAACCACCTAGTCTGAAACCAAACAAAAAGATAAGGATCAAGAGTTAGCCCACTTTTGACCACAACAACCAGAAAAGAATAACCAAAAAATAACCAACAAATGATGGATAAAAGGATAAATGAACA contains the following coding sequences:
- the LOC127812458 gene encoding uncharacterized protein LOC127812458 isoform X2, which codes for MCGIGLVVAGVRIDLSLILLANSSPRPTQPMLVEKNANSKEDLVNIRDAAEMIWLGVDLYQKGLDIDLQKIALEAKTSRETLERLSNMARNIFAKTERNANVRFKDNRFNWPTNAIAANTMYRISQTMLLNWEESNKQTDKGLFEQSSLEIADILGACLTNLPHII
- the LOC127812458 gene encoding uncharacterized protein LOC127812458 isoform X1, with amino-acid sequence MCGIGLVVAGVRIDLSLILLANSSPRPTQPMFVRVSKLYALWLVEKNANSKEDLVNIRDAAEMIWLGVDLYQKGLDIDLQKIALEAKTSRETLERLSNMARNIFAKTERNANVRFKDNRFNWPTNAIAANTMYRISQTMLLNWEESNKQTDKGLFEQSSLEIADILGACLTNLPHII